In Flavobacterium gelatinilyticum, a genomic segment contains:
- the purL gene encoding phosphoribosylformylglycinamidine synthase, with amino-acid sequence MIHFFENQSKTVFAVQTQNEISAQDISKLNWLFADANKIEKSALTGFFVGPRATMITPWSTNAVEITQNMGISGIIRIEEFHPATEDFNDFDPMLSQKFNELDQEIFTINIQPEPILEIDDIAAYNKVEGLALSEEEVEYLNNLSTKLGRKLTDSEIFAFSQANSEHCRHKIFNGTFVIDGEEKETSLFKLIKKTSQENPNDIVSAYKDNVAFVKGPKVQQFAPKSADKPDFYEIKEFDSVISLKAETHNFPTTVEPFNGAATGSGGEIRDRLAGGQGSLPLAGTAVYMTSYSRLKEDRKWENAVEERKWLYQTPMDILIKASNGASDFGNKFGQPLITGSVLTFEHEEENRKIGYDKVIMQAGGIGYGKVDQSIKNKPKEGDKIVILGGENYRIGMGGAAVSSADTGAFGSGIELNAIQRSNPEMQKRAANAIRGLVESDNNPIVSIHDHGAGGHLNCLSELVEETGGLIDLDKLPVGDPTLSAKEIIGNESQERMGLVIGQKDIDTLQRIADRERSPMYEVGDVTGDHRFTFESKSNGSKPMDYALEDFFGSSPKTIMTDKKVDRKYADVGYNSGDFESYLKDVLRLEAVASKDWLTNKVDRCVGGRVAKQQNAGPLQLPLNNVGVMALDYLGKEGIATSIGHAPIAALIDPVAGSRNAIAESLSNIIWAPIKDQLKGVSLSANWMWACKNEGEDARLYAAVEGCSEFAIELGINIPTGKDSLSMKQKYPNDEVIAPGTVIISAAGNCTDIRKVVEPVLQKNGESIYYINLSQDDFKLGGSSFAQIRNTIGNETSTIKDSAFFKNAFNTVQELIGESQILAGHDIGSGGLITTLLEMCFADVNLGAKIDFSAFAEKDLLKILFAENIGIVFQAKSDAAVEAKLKSNNIEFFKLGKATTTETLDLGLWTLDIKAYRDVWFETSYLLDQKQSKNGRAQARFENYKNQVLNYTFPAHFTGKKPEIDNSKPRPKAAIIREKGSNSEREMANAMYLAGFDVKDVHMTDLISGRETLEDIQFIGAVGGFSNSDVLGSAKGWAGAFLYNEKAKTALDNFFKREDTLSVGICNGCQLFMELEVINPEHEVHGKMLHNESQKHESIFTSVKVQENNSVMLSTLAGSTLGVWVSHGEGKFKLPYAEDQYNIVSKYAYEGYPANPNGSDYNTAMMCDKTGRHLVMMPHIERSTFQWNWAHYPKDRNDEVSPWHEAFVNARKWIEKN; translated from the coding sequence ATGATCCATTTCTTTGAAAACCAAAGCAAAACTGTTTTTGCCGTACAAACGCAAAACGAAATTTCAGCTCAAGACATTTCAAAATTAAACTGGCTTTTTGCCGACGCAAATAAGATCGAAAAATCTGCATTGACAGGTTTTTTTGTTGGTCCACGTGCCACTATGATTACCCCTTGGAGTACAAATGCTGTAGAAATTACTCAGAACATGGGTATTTCAGGTATTATCAGAATTGAAGAATTTCATCCTGCAACGGAAGATTTCAATGATTTTGATCCCATGCTTTCTCAAAAATTCAACGAATTAGATCAGGAAATCTTCACTATCAACATTCAGCCGGAACCAATTTTGGAGATTGACGATATTGCCGCTTACAACAAAGTCGAAGGTTTAGCTTTAAGCGAAGAAGAAGTTGAGTACTTAAACAATCTTTCGACTAAACTAGGAAGAAAATTAACTGACTCTGAGATTTTTGCTTTCTCTCAGGCGAATTCAGAGCACTGCCGTCACAAAATTTTCAACGGAACTTTTGTAATCGATGGCGAAGAAAAAGAAACTTCTCTTTTCAAATTAATCAAAAAAACATCTCAGGAAAACCCTAACGATATTGTTTCTGCTTACAAAGACAACGTTGCTTTTGTAAAAGGACCAAAAGTGCAGCAATTTGCACCAAAATCTGCTGATAAACCTGATTTTTACGAAATAAAAGAATTTGATTCGGTTATCTCTTTAAAAGCCGAAACACACAACTTCCCAACAACTGTTGAACCTTTCAACGGTGCAGCAACAGGATCCGGAGGAGAAATCCGTGACCGTTTAGCCGGAGGGCAAGGTTCGCTTCCTTTAGCCGGAACTGCTGTTTACATGACTTCTTACTCTCGCTTAAAAGAAGATCGTAAATGGGAAAATGCAGTCGAAGAAAGAAAATGGTTGTACCAGACTCCAATGGACATTTTGATCAAAGCTTCAAACGGAGCTTCTGATTTTGGAAACAAATTTGGTCAGCCGCTTATTACTGGTTCTGTTTTAACTTTTGAACACGAAGAAGAAAACAGAAAAATTGGTTACGATAAAGTAATCATGCAAGCGGGTGGAATTGGTTACGGAAAAGTAGATCAGTCTATTAAAAACAAACCAAAAGAAGGCGACAAAATCGTTATTCTTGGTGGAGAAAATTATAGAATCGGAATGGGTGGTGCTGCGGTTTCTTCTGCAGATACTGGAGCTTTCGGTTCAGGAATTGAGTTGAATGCCATTCAGCGTTCAAACCCGGAAATGCAAAAACGTGCTGCAAACGCAATTCGTGGTTTAGTAGAAAGCGACAATAACCCTATTGTTTCGATTCACGATCACGGTGCGGGCGGACACTTAAACTGTCTTTCTGAATTAGTAGAAGAAACGGGAGGTTTGATCGATTTAGACAAATTACCTGTTGGAGACCCTACTCTTTCTGCAAAAGAAATTATTGGTAACGAATCTCAGGAAAGAATGGGATTGGTTATTGGTCAAAAAGATATCGATACATTGCAAAGAATCGCTGACAGAGAGCGTTCTCCAATGTACGAGGTTGGAGATGTAACTGGAGATCACCGTTTTACTTTCGAATCAAAATCTAATGGTTCTAAACCAATGGATTATGCTTTGGAAGATTTCTTTGGAAGTTCTCCAAAAACCATCATGACAGACAAAAAAGTAGACCGTAAATATGCTGATGTTGGGTACAACTCAGGAGATTTTGAAAGCTACTTAAAAGATGTTTTACGTTTAGAGGCTGTTGCTTCGAAAGACTGGTTGACAAACAAAGTTGACCGTTGCGTTGGAGGAAGAGTTGCGAAACAGCAAAATGCAGGTCCGTTACAATTGCCATTGAACAACGTTGGTGTAATGGCTTTAGATTATTTAGGAAAAGAAGGAATCGCAACTTCTATCGGGCACGCTCCTATTGCCGCTTTGATTGATCCTGTTGCAGGTTCTAGAAATGCTATTGCAGAATCGTTATCTAACATAATCTGGGCTCCAATTAAAGATCAGTTAAAAGGAGTTTCATTATCTGCAAACTGGATGTGGGCTTGTAAAAACGAAGGTGAAGACGCTCGTTTGTACGCTGCTGTTGAAGGATGTTCTGAATTTGCAATCGAATTGGGAATCAATATTCCAACAGGAAAAGATTCACTTTCAATGAAACAAAAATATCCAAATGACGAAGTAATTGCACCGGGAACGGTTATTATTTCTGCTGCTGGAAACTGTACCGATATTAGAAAGGTTGTTGAACCTGTTTTACAGAAAAACGGAGAATCAATCTATTATATCAATTTGTCTCAAGATGATTTCAAATTAGGAGGTTCGTCTTTTGCACAAATCAGAAATACAATCGGAAACGAAACTTCTACCATTAAAGATTCGGCTTTCTTCAAAAATGCATTTAACACAGTTCAGGAATTAATCGGCGAAAGCCAGATCTTAGCCGGACACGATATTGGAAGCGGTGGTTTGATCACTACTTTACTAGAAATGTGTTTTGCTGATGTAAACCTTGGAGCTAAAATTGATTTCAGTGCTTTCGCAGAAAAAGACTTGTTGAAAATCCTTTTCGCAGAAAACATCGGAATCGTATTCCAGGCAAAATCAGATGCAGCTGTTGAAGCTAAATTAAAATCAAACAATATTGAGTTTTTCAAATTAGGAAAAGCGACAACTACTGAGACTTTAGACCTTGGACTTTGGACTTTAGACATAAAAGCTTACCGTGATGTTTGGTTTGAAACTTCGTATTTATTAGATCAAAAACAATCTAAAAACGGAAGAGCTCAGGCACGTTTCGAAAACTATAAAAATCAGGTTTTAAATTATACTTTCCCTGCACATTTTACAGGAAAGAAACCAGAAATTGATAACTCAAAACCAAGACCAAAAGCAGCAATTATCCGCGAAAAAGGAAGTAATTCTGAGCGTGAAATGGCAAACGCGATGTACTTGGCAGGTTTTGACGTAAAAGACGTTCACATGACCGATTTGATTTCCGGTCGTGAAACGCTTGAAGATATTCAGTTCATTGGAGCTGTTGGTGGATTCTCTAATTCTGACGTTTTAGGTTCTGCTAAAGGCTGGGCCGGAGCTTTCTTATACAACGAAAAAGCAAAAACGGCTTTAGACAATTTCTTCAAAAGAGAAGATACTTTATCTGTTGGAATTTGTAACGGATGCCAGTTGTTTATGGAATTAGAAGTAATTAATCCGGAACATGAAGTTCACGGAAAAATGCTTCATAACGAAAGCCAGAAACACGAAAGTATCTTTACATCTGTAAAAGTTCAGGAAAACAATTCGGTTATGTTATCTACTTTGGCAGGAAGCACTTTAGGAGTTTGGGTTTCTCACGGAGAAGGTAAATTCAAATTACCATATGCAGAAGACCAATACAACATTGTTTCTAAATATGCTTACGAAGGATATCCGGCAAACCCTAATGGTTCTGATTACAACACGGCAATGATGTGTGACAAAACCGGAAGACATTTGGTTATGATGCCTCATATTGAGCGTTCGACTTTTCAATGGAACTGGGCGCATTATCCAAAAGACAGAAACGACGAAGTTTCTCCTTGGCATGAAGCGTTTGTGAATGCAAGAAAATGGATTGAGAAAAACTAG
- a CDS encoding outer membrane beta-barrel protein yields the protein MRSSKISFLLLFFLLVHSNIYSQLFEGRFGLTAGYTNYVLDSNVLFTKSQPGYMVGIVSTAEITDNLELSMGLNYVHHRMVFIGKADMDAEPEELKFKLENLDLPIIFNYNFLNLKNETLKFGVNAGITISFFQQYVPSDSSKEDYILDPLYMPVKYLKFDQENESISINTYIPFGISAEYASVVCNLRYNKGLSDPFRNAPFHNSVYETKAKQDYFSLSFTYFFGE from the coding sequence ATGAGATCATCAAAAATTAGTTTCCTGCTCTTGTTTTTTCTTCTTGTGCATTCCAATATTTACAGCCAGCTGTTCGAAGGAAGGTTTGGTTTAACAGCCGGATATACTAATTACGTTTTAGATTCGAATGTGCTTTTTACAAAATCGCAGCCGGGTTATATGGTTGGAATAGTAAGTACTGCTGAAATTACAGATAATCTGGAGTTATCGATGGGTTTAAATTATGTGCACCACAGAATGGTTTTTATAGGAAAAGCCGACATGGATGCAGAACCGGAAGAATTAAAATTTAAACTCGAAAATTTAGATCTGCCGATCATTTTTAATTATAATTTTCTGAATCTTAAGAATGAAACCCTCAAATTTGGTGTAAACGCAGGTATTACAATTAGTTTTTTCCAGCAGTACGTTCCATCAGACAGCAGTAAGGAAGACTATATTCTTGATCCTCTTTACATGCCGGTTAAATACCTGAAATTTGATCAGGAAAATGAATCGATATCCATCAATACTTATATTCCTTTTGGTATAAGTGCAGAATATGCCAGTGTAGTCTGTAATTTACGATATAACAAAGGTTTATCTGATCCTTTTAGAAACGCGCCTTTCCATAATTCAGTTTACGAAACAAAAGCAAAACAGGATTATTTCAGTCTTTCATTTACATATTTCTTTGGTGAATAA
- a CDS encoding AMP-dependent synthetase/ligase: MVSITRLFDFPYYQQETYDLPVALATKKNGVWEKTSSREYIAKANAVSRALLRMGVQKDDKIAVITSNNRTEWNIMDIGIQQTGAQNVPIYPTISEEDYEYILNHSESIYCFVSDVEVLEKVNLIKANVPSLKEVYSFNEIEGCKHWSELLTLGEDTSNQNEVEARKNSIKTEDLATIIYTSGTTGKPKGVMLSHKNIVSNVLDSAPRIPFAPGNSTALSFLPICHIFERLILYIYQYYGVSVYFGESIDKISDNLKEVRPTVITAVPRLLEKVYDKIYAKGAELTGIKKKLFFWAIDLGLRYEPYGANGFWYEFQLKIARKLIFSKWKEGLGGRLDLMVSGSAALQPRLTRVFAAAEIPVMEGYGLSETSPVIAVNDQRNRGFKIGTVGKPLRNLEVKIAEDGEILLKGPNVMLGYYKDPEKTAEALQGGYFHTGDIGEIDSEGFLKITDRKKEMFKTSGGKYVAPQLIENAMKQSRFIEQVMVIGEGEKMPAAFIQPNFEFVKEWAKIHKITLGDSNADIASNPDVIKRIDEEVEKVNEKFGNWEKVKRFELTPDVWSIDGGQLTPTLKLKRKVIREIYKDLYAKIYDHN, encoded by the coding sequence ATGGTTTCAATCACACGACTTTTTGATTTTCCCTATTATCAACAAGAAACTTATGACCTTCCGGTTGCCCTTGCAACCAAAAAAAATGGGGTTTGGGAAAAAACATCCAGCCGGGAATATATTGCAAAAGCTAATGCCGTTTCGAGAGCATTATTGCGCATGGGGGTTCAAAAAGATGATAAAATTGCCGTAATAACTTCAAACAATCGCACCGAGTGGAATATCATGGATATTGGTATTCAGCAGACTGGTGCACAAAATGTTCCTATTTATCCAACTATTTCAGAGGAGGATTATGAATATATATTAAATCATAGTGAAAGTATTTACTGTTTTGTTTCTGATGTAGAAGTACTTGAAAAAGTAAATCTTATTAAGGCTAACGTGCCATCGTTGAAAGAGGTTTATTCTTTTAATGAAATTGAAGGCTGTAAGCACTGGTCAGAACTTTTAACTTTAGGAGAAGATACAAGTAATCAGAACGAAGTTGAAGCTCGAAAAAACAGCATAAAAACGGAGGATTTAGCCACTATTATTTATACATCCGGAACTACGGGAAAACCAAAAGGTGTTATGCTTTCGCATAAAAATATTGTTTCGAATGTTTTAGACAGTGCTCCCAGAATTCCGTTTGCCCCGGGTAATAGTACAGCTTTGAGCTTTTTGCCTATCTGTCATATTTTTGAAAGACTAATACTTTACATTTACCAATATTATGGCGTTTCAGTTTATTTTGGAGAATCTATTGATAAAATCAGTGATAATTTAAAAGAGGTACGCCCAACAGTAATTACAGCTGTACCAAGACTTTTAGAAAAAGTTTACGATAAAATTTATGCAAAAGGAGCCGAACTTACCGGTATCAAGAAAAAACTGTTTTTCTGGGCTATCGATTTAGGTCTTCGTTATGAACCTTACGGAGCAAATGGCTTCTGGTATGAATTTCAGTTAAAAATTGCCCGCAAACTTATTTTCAGTAAATGGAAAGAAGGTTTGGGAGGACGTTTGGATTTAATGGTTTCAGGAAGCGCCGCTTTACAGCCTCGTTTAACGAGAGTTTTTGCTGCTGCCGAAATTCCGGTTATGGAAGGTTACGGTTTATCTGAAACTTCTCCGGTAATTGCCGTTAACGACCAAAGAAACAGAGGTTTTAAAATTGGAACCGTTGGAAAACCACTTCGTAATCTTGAAGTTAAAATTGCCGAAGACGGTGAAATTTTACTTAAAGGTCCAAATGTAATGTTAGGATATTATAAAGATCCTGAAAAAACAGCCGAAGCTTTACAGGGCGGTTATTTCCACACCGGAGATATTGGAGAAATTGACAGCGAAGGTTTCTTAAAAATCACTGACCGTAAAAAAGAAATGTTCAAAACTTCGGGCGGTAAATATGTGGCACCTCAGCTTATTGAAAATGCCATGAAACAATCCCGTTTTATAGAACAGGTTATGGTTATTGGCGAAGGCGAAAAAATGCCGGCTGCTTTTATTCAGCCTAATTTTGAATTTGTAAAAGAATGGGCTAAAATCCATAAAATTACTTTAGGAGATTCTAATGCAGATATCGCTTCAAATCCGGATGTAATAAAACGTATTGACGAAGAGGTGGAAAAAGTAAACGAAAAATTTGGTAACTGGGAAAAGGTAAAACGTTTTGAACTTACTCCTGATGTCTGGTCTATCGACGGAGGACAGCTAACTCCTACCCTGAAATTAAAACGAAAAGTCATCAGAGAAATCTACAAAGATCTTTACGCAAAAATTTACGATCATAATTAA
- a CDS encoding AAA family ATPase → MNTIDKLNEVLKHIKEIFVGKNEIIDLLGLGLLARENAFLLGPPGTAKSAIVRSLSKGIEGDKNFEYLLTRFTEPNEIFGPFDIRKLKEGELITNTEGMMPEASMVFLDEIFNANSAILNSLLMALNEKIFRRGKETKKLPALMFVGASNVMPEDESLNALLDRFLIRIKCDYVEPDLLHQVLAAGWKLESAGAKETPTISADEIRELQKLCREVDLTATRNEYVDIIHSLRNTGIKVSDRRAVKLQNLIAASALMCGRKESIVSDFWVLKYIWDNEEQIEILEGIINKIIEKDNSADSHPQALYNKTPDAESVMKEVNYLTEKWQDENLSFEEQNVIKDKLRYIQTRCDWIKDAEKKKYIQDHIESLWQKILQTI, encoded by the coding sequence ATGAATACAATAGATAAATTAAACGAAGTTTTAAAACATATCAAGGAAATTTTTGTTGGTAAAAATGAGATTATCGACCTGCTGGGACTTGGATTACTGGCAAGGGAAAACGCCTTTTTGTTAGGACCTCCGGGAACTGCAAAAAGTGCCATCGTTAGATCATTGTCTAAGGGAATTGAAGGCGATAAAAACTTCGAATATCTTTTGACCCGTTTTACAGAACCCAATGAGATTTTCGGACCATTCGATATTCGTAAACTGAAAGAAGGCGAACTGATCACGAATACAGAAGGAATGATGCCCGAAGCTTCGATGGTTTTCCTCGATGAGATTTTCAACGCAAACTCGGCAATTCTGAATAGTTTGCTGATGGCGCTTAACGAGAAAATTTTCCGAAGAGGTAAAGAAACCAAAAAGCTGCCCGCATTGATGTTTGTAGGCGCCAGTAACGTGATGCCCGAAGATGAATCGCTGAATGCTCTGCTTGACCGTTTCCTGATTCGTATAAAATGCGATTATGTAGAACCGGATTTATTGCATCAGGTTTTAGCAGCCGGATGGAAACTGGAAAGTGCCGGTGCCAAAGAAACACCCACAATTTCAGCAGATGAAATCCGCGAATTGCAGAAACTCTGCCGTGAGGTAGATTTAACCGCAACACGAAACGAATACGTAGATATTATTCACAGCCTTCGAAATACCGGAATTAAAGTATCTGACCGTCGTGCCGTAAAACTGCAGAACCTAATTGCTGCCAGTGCCTTAATGTGCGGCCGAAAAGAATCGATTGTATCCGATTTCTGGGTTTTGAAATACATCTGGGACAACGAAGAACAAATTGAAATACTGGAAGGAATCATCAATAAAATTATCGAAAAAGATAATTCGGCAGATTCGCACCCTCAGGCTTTGTACAACAAAACGCCTGACGCCGAAAGTGTGATGAAAGAAGTCAATTATCTAACCGAAAAATGGCAGGATGAAAACCTTTCTTTTGAAGAACAAAATGTAATCAAGGATAAACTGAGATATATTCAGACCCGCTGCGACTGGATTAAAGATGCTGAAAAGAAAAAATACATTCAGGATCATATAGAATCGCTGTGGCAGAAAATCCTGCAGACTATTTAA
- a CDS encoding ribosomal protein L7/L12 codes for MEFQRYFQSYKDYFWEWENQIFSEDSVFETLTIPNGQTIGYEKFVFEILEFLSDDSLPPFGTLLLAIIATNPGNAEAVAMIENLAKSKELKKTFQHQNFFRVGASIDFLKLLASLPDEYKTGEKRLQLFQTIFHKCHNRISTEKAKLFLDEYRDYRHHLSRAAVKDEFNESNFIKDFRTLALLKAKFPTVKSILDEMENTPQKEVEEKLGEEVLEEEKLTENPPDFVQQLIEDDRTFQVGSLIKRLWSGLNIPLHHNHPSEQPLGGISDLTNKGDFDKLVISEFAYDDDVFMSRIANNEALYIQREVPPQADKFERILLIDSSLKNWGNPKILSYASAIAIAAHPKTDIKCRFFVLGEHFDEIALDNVSEVIAALGKLSGKLDSAAGIEAFFRVNKIDSSKQEVFLFSSEDSLKLTPMQKVLNDYFNEIRYVFEMQLEGIKVHKNQNKGRKLLQHIIMPLDELWQREKKSKPKQSQKTDFEVMPLLYPVERNYDTIFHDGKNFYNYIKGNLFAFVDNAFDKGFEKKASGIPFGNGEFAIKRNHLGQEILLYYYCDLLVHNISILNLQTRELKSETLDISALKGGNISVYVFDDEFYFTNGQMYWHLSDDLKLHWKNGNAIREAFSIYSRTRNSFVNSFKNSKFKYSTIKRVLGASIVNGQIEINGFVFAHLEFKKKTYYRSDLTGSEDVRFTEKVNLILKTKGTPLTKVIKLIKDYTNKPLEECQRIVDVDLGVILNNVPRENAEKLKKLIEAEGTICYIESLFFEFEDGSKITNTDGILVFESSKKEISKFYIPFIINGRTVMVSENEYSGNEYFISDPAMTSIKERDFTAKYIEPFLNNIRQYETKIKHNS; via the coding sequence ATGGAATTTCAAAGATATTTTCAATCGTATAAAGACTATTTCTGGGAATGGGAAAATCAAATTTTTTCCGAAGACAGTGTATTCGAAACCCTTACCATTCCGAACGGACAGACTATTGGGTACGAGAAATTTGTTTTTGAGATTTTAGAATTTCTTTCAGATGACAGTTTACCGCCTTTCGGAACTTTACTGCTGGCCATAATCGCAACAAATCCGGGAAATGCCGAAGCTGTTGCCATGATCGAAAACCTGGCAAAAAGCAAAGAACTGAAAAAGACTTTTCAGCATCAGAACTTTTTTAGGGTGGGGGCCAGTATCGATTTTTTAAAACTGCTTGCCAGCTTACCGGATGAATACAAAACCGGCGAAAAAAGACTGCAGTTGTTTCAGACCATCTTTCACAAGTGCCATAACCGAATTTCGACAGAAAAAGCAAAATTATTTCTGGATGAATATAGAGACTACAGGCATCATTTGTCGCGTGCAGCGGTCAAGGATGAGTTTAACGAATCGAATTTTATAAAGGATTTTAGAACGCTGGCGCTGTTAAAAGCAAAATTCCCTACAGTTAAGTCTATTCTGGATGAGATGGAAAATACACCGCAGAAAGAAGTAGAAGAAAAACTGGGAGAAGAAGTTTTAGAAGAAGAAAAACTCACTGAAAATCCACCTGATTTTGTGCAGCAGCTTATAGAAGACGACAGAACATTTCAGGTTGGGAGTCTCATAAAACGCCTATGGTCCGGATTGAATATTCCGCTTCATCATAATCACCCAAGCGAACAGCCTTTGGGAGGAATTTCGGATTTAACTAATAAAGGTGATTTTGATAAACTGGTGATCTCGGAATTCGCTTATGATGATGATGTCTTCATGTCCAGAATTGCCAACAATGAAGCACTTTACATTCAAAGAGAAGTACCGCCTCAGGCAGATAAATTTGAACGTATACTGTTAATCGACAGTTCGCTGAAAAACTGGGGAAATCCAAAGATTTTGTCTTACGCTTCGGCGATTGCTATTGCAGCACATCCTAAAACCGATATTAAATGCAGGTTTTTTGTACTGGGAGAGCATTTTGATGAAATAGCTTTAGATAATGTAAGTGAAGTAATTGCTGCTTTAGGTAAGCTCAGCGGAAAACTAGATAGTGCTGCAGGAATTGAAGCCTTTTTTAGAGTTAATAAAATCGACAGCAGTAAACAGGAAGTATTTCTTTTTTCGTCAGAAGACAGTTTAAAACTGACTCCTATGCAAAAAGTACTGAACGATTATTTTAACGAGATCAGATATGTTTTCGAAATGCAGCTGGAAGGCATTAAAGTTCATAAAAACCAGAACAAAGGCAGAAAACTGTTGCAGCATATTATAATGCCGCTGGATGAGTTGTGGCAGAGAGAGAAAAAAAGTAAGCCAAAACAATCACAGAAAACAGATTTTGAAGTAATGCCGCTTTTGTATCCTGTTGAAAGAAACTACGATACAATATTTCATGATGGAAAGAATTTCTACAACTATATAAAGGGAAATTTATTTGCGTTCGTAGATAATGCTTTTGACAAAGGTTTTGAAAAAAAAGCATCTGGTATTCCTTTTGGAAACGGAGAGTTTGCTATAAAAAGAAATCACCTGGGGCAGGAAATTTTATTGTATTATTACTGCGATTTGCTGGTACATAATATCAGCATATTAAATCTCCAAACTCGTGAGTTAAAAAGTGAAACACTTGATATAAGTGCATTAAAGGGAGGGAATATTAGTGTATATGTATTTGATGATGAATTTTACTTCACCAACGGGCAGATGTACTGGCATCTTAGCGATGATTTAAAGCTACACTGGAAAAACGGTAATGCGATAAGAGAAGCTTTCAGTATTTATTCCAGAACACGAAATTCATTTGTGAATAGTTTTAAAAACAGCAAATTTAAGTATAGTACCATAAAAAGAGTATTGGGAGCATCAATTGTCAATGGCCAAATCGAAATTAATGGTTTTGTATTCGCTCATTTAGAATTTAAAAAGAAAACCTACTATAGAAGCGACCTGACAGGAAGTGAAGATGTACGATTTACCGAAAAAGTAAATCTGATTTTAAAAACAAAAGGAACACCTTTAACAAAAGTTATAAAATTAATCAAAGATTATACAAACAAACCTTTGGAGGAATGCCAAAGAATCGTGGATGTAGATTTAGGCGTGATTTTAAATAATGTACCGAGAGAGAATGCCGAAAAACTTAAGAAACTGATAGAAGCGGAAGGAACAATCTGCTATATTGAAAGTTTGTTTTTCGAGTTCGAAGATGGCAGTAAAATAACCAATACAGATGGTATTCTTGTCTTTGAAAGCAGTAAAAAGGAAATATCTAAATTTTATATTCCTTTCATAATTAACGGCAGAACCGTTATGGTGTCAGAAAACGAATATTCAGGGAATGAATACTTCATTTCTGATCCTGCTATGACAAGTATCAAGGAAAGAGATTTTACGGCAAAATATATCGAGCCGTTTCTAAACAATATAAGACAGTATGAAACTAAAATTAAGCATAACAGCTAA